The following are encoded in a window of Halorarum salinum genomic DNA:
- a CDS encoding manganese catalase family protein, whose product MFFHDDELQFEVEVEEPNPYFAKMLQQAIGGAEGEMRVALQYMFQAFAVPAEKQEFRRLLMETACEELGHIEMLATAVSKNLAGAPEELREEAREDAVIDAMMSGGQPRQALSAGLHAMPVDSNGVPFTGGYVVASGNLAADMYANVMAESTGRLLATRLYEFTDDPGMKDMLAYLIARDTMHQNQWHAALEDMGEHVPVPASFPQEKENDDWNYAFMSTYREEREDPGRPWTEGTSFDGKEEFTYSPDQPGGGPPDLEEVIDEMYNEVN is encoded by the coding sequence GTGTTCTTTCACGACGACGAACTCCAGTTCGAGGTCGAGGTCGAGGAACCGAACCCGTACTTCGCGAAGATGCTCCAGCAGGCCATCGGCGGCGCGGAGGGCGAGATGCGCGTCGCGCTCCAGTACATGTTCCAGGCGTTCGCGGTGCCGGCCGAGAAGCAGGAGTTCCGGCGGCTCCTGATGGAGACCGCCTGCGAGGAGCTCGGACACATCGAGATGCTCGCGACTGCCGTGAGCAAGAACCTCGCCGGGGCCCCCGAGGAGCTCCGCGAGGAGGCGCGCGAGGACGCGGTCATCGACGCGATGATGAGCGGCGGACAGCCACGGCAGGCGCTCTCGGCCGGCCTCCACGCGATGCCCGTCGACAGCAACGGGGTCCCGTTCACCGGCGGGTACGTCGTCGCGAGCGGCAACCTCGCGGCGGACATGTACGCCAACGTGATGGCCGAGTCCACCGGCCGGCTGCTGGCGACGCGCCTCTACGAGTTCACCGACGACCCCGGCATGAAGGACATGCTCGCGTACCTCATCGCGCGGGACACGATGCACCAGAACCAGTGGCACGCGGCGCTCGAGGACATGGGCGAGCACGTCCCGGTGCCGGCGAGCTTCCCGCAGGAGAAGGAGAACGACGACTGGAACTACGCGTTCATGTCCACGTACCGGGAGGAGCGGGAGGACCCCGGGCGGCCGTGGACGGAGGGCACCTCCTTCGACGGGAAGGAGGAGTTCACCTACAGCCCCGACCAGCCCGGCGGCGGCCCCCCGGACCTCGAGGAGGTAATCGACGAGATGTACAACGAGGTGAACTGA
- a CDS encoding M20 family metallopeptidase yields MDERKLADLAADLVSVPSHEDETAAGDAVEDWLRHETDAAVTRDEHGNVLARRGDPTAPSVALVGHHDVVPPGEPQVDGEGNYVVEERDGRLYGRGSADMKGAVAASMLAFRDADLGDRTEPDGSGAPACELVLASFVGEEVGGVGARGAIADGFAPDYAVVAEGSTNYSKEGVTDVVVAHKGRRASTLLASGSNAHASTPDRGVNAVYRACDAVDVVRGLEFPEVEVMGECVRGSVAVTGIDGGSAWNVVPDECTVTVDERTVPGEYAPLDRTEEVPGVEWRVEQDLPPMACSDDAFADAVLAAARDAQGGDPEHVSKPHATDAGWLAGAGTACVVCGASEPGEAHTDTESVSLDVLSRCYRIYRNVAEGAGGFVG; encoded by the coding sequence ATGGACGAACGCAAACTCGCGGACCTCGCCGCCGACCTCGTCTCCGTCCCGAGCCACGAGGACGAGACGGCCGCCGGCGACGCCGTCGAGGACTGGCTCCGGCACGAGACCGACGCGGCGGTCACCCGCGACGAGCACGGGAACGTCCTCGCCCGCCGCGGGGATCCGACGGCGCCCTCGGTCGCGCTCGTCGGCCACCACGACGTCGTCCCGCCGGGCGAACCGCAGGTCGACGGGGAGGGGAACTACGTCGTCGAGGAGCGGGACGGCCGCCTGTACGGCCGCGGGAGCGCCGACATGAAGGGCGCGGTCGCGGCGTCGATGCTGGCGTTCCGGGACGCCGACCTGGGCGATCGGACGGAACCCGACGGGAGCGGCGCGCCCGCCTGCGAACTCGTCCTCGCCTCGTTCGTCGGCGAGGAGGTCGGCGGCGTCGGCGCCCGCGGCGCCATCGCGGACGGGTTCGCGCCCGACTACGCGGTCGTCGCGGAGGGGTCGACGAACTACTCGAAGGAGGGCGTCACGGACGTCGTCGTCGCACACAAGGGGCGGCGCGCGAGCACGCTCCTCGCGAGCGGGTCGAACGCACACGCCAGCACGCCCGATCGGGGCGTGAACGCCGTCTACCGCGCCTGCGACGCCGTCGACGTCGTCAGGGGACTCGAGTTCCCCGAGGTCGAGGTGATGGGCGAGTGCGTCCGCGGGAGCGTCGCCGTCACCGGGATCGACGGCGGGAGCGCCTGGAACGTCGTCCCCGACGAGTGTACGGTCACCGTGGACGAGCGGACGGTTCCCGGCGAGTACGCCCCCCTCGACCGGACGGAGGAGGTCCCCGGCGTGGAGTGGCGCGTCGAACAGGACCTCCCGCCGATGGCCTGCTCGGACGACGCGTTCGCCGACGCGGTGCTGGCGGCCGCGCGGGACGCCCAGGGGGGCGACCCGGAACACGTCTCGAAGCCGCACGCGACCGACGCCGGCTGGCTGGCGGGCGCCGGCACCGCCTGCGTCGTCTGTGGCGCCTCCGAGCCGGGGGAGGCCCACACCGACACCGAGAGCGTCTCGCTCGACGTGCTCTCGCGGTGTTACCGCATCTATCGGAACGTGGCGGAGGGCGCCGGCGGGTTCGTCGGGTGA
- a CDS encoding PINc/VapC family ATPase, protein MNVVPDTSAVVDGRVSERVEDGRYEGATVFVPEAVVAELERQANEGLDTGWDGIAELQRLAEFAKEGTVEAEFVGRRPSAAEQEGAGEGDVDALIRALAVEHDATLLTSDYVQAETGEATGLDVEYVEAEVRGRKDDGLAIESFFTEDTMSVHLKTGTRPKAKRGTIGEMRYVFIDDEVVSEEQMADWANDVEATARASPQGFIELSEPGMTIVQYRNYRVAVARPPFSDAIEITAVRPVAKTTLDDYEFADELRERFLERQRGVLIAGAPGAGKSTFAQAVAEFLNENDYAVKTMEKPRDLQVSEEITQYTALGGDMAKTADSLLLVRPDYTIYDEVRKTHDFEVFADMRLAGVGLVGVTHATRAIDALQRLVGRVELGMIPQVVDTVVFIEAGEVDTVYDVTTEVKVPSGLTAEDLARPVIQVVDFETGVPAFEIYTFNRQVVTVPLGDEEDEPETGVGRIAKQEIEREIRSVARGHVEVELRGQNEAIVYVDEDDISYVIGKGGGRISDIENRLGIDIDVRTHSERPADSGGASGFDAADGGARGGDAGGAGTAGGTPKPQGQVVQPEITSRHVVVRMDEHVGETVEVRADGEYLFTATVGRGGDIQVSRGSAIAEELEDAIDRKRTITVVPA, encoded by the coding sequence ATGAACGTCGTACCGGACACCAGCGCCGTCGTCGACGGACGCGTGTCCGAACGGGTCGAGGACGGTCGCTACGAGGGAGCGACGGTGTTCGTCCCCGAGGCCGTCGTCGCGGAGCTGGAACGGCAGGCCAACGAGGGCCTCGACACCGGCTGGGACGGCATCGCCGAACTCCAGCGGCTCGCCGAGTTCGCGAAGGAGGGGACCGTCGAGGCCGAGTTCGTCGGCCGGCGCCCCTCGGCGGCCGAACAGGAGGGCGCCGGCGAGGGCGACGTCGACGCGCTCATCAGGGCGCTCGCGGTCGAACACGACGCGACCCTCCTCACGAGCGACTACGTGCAGGCCGAGACCGGCGAGGCGACGGGGCTCGACGTCGAGTACGTCGAGGCCGAGGTACGCGGCCGGAAGGACGACGGGCTCGCCATCGAGTCGTTCTTCACGGAGGACACGATGTCGGTCCACCTGAAGACCGGCACGCGGCCGAAGGCCAAGCGCGGCACCATCGGGGAGATGCGCTACGTCTTCATCGACGACGAGGTCGTCTCCGAGGAGCAGATGGCCGACTGGGCCAACGACGTGGAGGCGACGGCCCGCGCGTCCCCCCAGGGGTTCATCGAGCTCTCCGAGCCCGGGATGACCATCGTCCAGTACCGCAACTACCGGGTCGCGGTCGCCCGGCCGCCGTTCTCGGACGCCATCGAGATCACGGCGGTCCGGCCGGTCGCGAAGACGACGCTCGACGACTACGAGTTCGCGGACGAACTGCGCGAGCGCTTCCTCGAGCGCCAGCGCGGCGTGCTCATCGCGGGCGCGCCCGGCGCCGGCAAGTCGACGTTCGCGCAGGCGGTCGCGGAGTTCCTGAACGAGAACGACTACGCGGTGAAGACGATGGAGAAGCCGCGCGACCTGCAGGTGTCCGAGGAGATCACCCAGTACACCGCGCTCGGCGGCGACATGGCCAAGACGGCCGACTCGCTCCTGCTCGTGCGTCCGGACTACACCATCTACGACGAGGTCCGCAAGACCCACGACTTCGAGGTGTTCGCGGACATGCGGCTCGCCGGGGTCGGCCTGGTCGGGGTGACCCACGCGACCCGCGCCATCGACGCGCTCCAGCGGCTCGTCGGCCGCGTCGAACTCGGGATGATCCCGCAGGTGGTCGACACCGTCGTCTTCATCGAGGCCGGGGAGGTGGACACCGTCTACGACGTGACGACGGAGGTGAAGGTGCCGTCGGGGCTCACCGCCGAGGACCTCGCGCGTCCGGTCATCCAGGTCGTCGACTTCGAGACCGGCGTCCCCGCCTTCGAGATCTACACGTTCAACCGGCAGGTCGTCACCGTCCCGCTCGGCGACGAGGAGGACGAGCCCGAGACGGGCGTCGGCCGCATCGCGAAACAGGAGATCGAGCGGGAGATCCGGTCGGTCGCCCGCGGGCACGTCGAGGTCGAACTCCGGGGACAGAACGAGGCGATCGTCTACGTGGACGAGGACGACATCAGCTACGTCATCGGGAAGGGCGGCGGCCGCATTTCCGACATCGAGAACAGGCTCGGCATCGACATCGACGTGCGGACCCACTCGGAGCGGCCCGCCGACTCCGGCGGCGCGAGCGGCTTCGACGCGGCCGACGGCGGGGCACGGGGAGGGGACGCGGGCGGTGCCGGGACCGCGGGCGGAACGCCGAAGCCGCAGGGGCAGGTCGTCCAGCCCGAGATCACCAGCCGCCACGTCGTCGTCCGGATGGACGAGCACGTCGGCGAGACGGTGGAGGTGCGCGCGGACGGCGAGTACCTGTTCACGGCGACGGTGGGGCGCGGCGGCGACATCCAGGTGTCGCGCGGGTCGGCGATCGCCGAGGAACTCGAGGACGCGATCGACAGGAAGCGGACGATAACGGTCGTGCCGGCGTGA